Sequence from the Puntigrus tetrazona isolate hp1 chromosome 11, ASM1883169v1, whole genome shotgun sequence genome:
ATTATGCTACAGTGAacaatttcataattaattcaattgttAATGTTTTGCGCATTTATTAAGTTGTAAATCACAGACAAGtgcgtttttttaattattatatatttcatagaGCCCTActattgttaaatgttataatactattttaaaaataagttttatttattgaattacccaattaaaataaatgattcaattaattaaatgtaaataaatgaacttaaatttaTTTCGTAAACCGATTATTTAATTAGAACAgaaagcacaaattaaaaaaataaattatatataaaaaattaggTTACATGGAGCCCTAAAAgtgttgtcatttaaaaaaaaaaaaaaaaaaaaaaaaaggagaatttAATGATTTCATAGCCTCTAACACTTAAACATACactgctaaattaaaaattgctAATGCTAACATACactgctgatgtgtgtgtgtgtgtgtgtgtgtgtgtgtgtgtgtgtgtcctgatcACAGGGAGAACCTGTCTTTGGGAGGGATTTCCTGGTGGCTTCGCTGCTTCATCATTAACTGcatcctcttcatcctcctcttcttcctcaccACCCCGGCCATCATCATCTCCACGATGGACAAGTTCAACGTCACCAAGCCTGTGGAGTATCTGAACGTAAGGCAAACTCCGCGGATGGTTTTAAGCGTCGAGtcgggttttttttatgtttacgcCATCAGAGCAATGACCGAACACCCGATTTAGAGCAGGACGAACCCCAGATTAGCTGtctgaatctgtgtgtgtgtgtgtgtctagaaCCCGATCATCACCCAGTTCTTCCCGACGCTGCTGCTGTGGGCCTTCTCGGCTCTGCTGCCCACCATCGTCTACTACTCCGCCTTCTTCGAAGCCCACTGGACCAGGTACAATCCCACATGACTCGGCAATAACCAACTAAACGCTGCCTCACCGATGCCAAAAATCATGAGGAGGTTAAGTAAACGTGCTCCGTGAAGAGATATTGTAAATGTCCTACTTCAGATGCATCGGCGGGAGCTCATGtgttcagctttcaggtgattTTGAGATGATTTGTTTCTCAGGTCTGGGGAGAACAGGACCACCATGCACAAGTGCTACACCTTCCTGATCTTCATGGTCCTCTTGCTGCCGTCTCTGGGTCTCAGCAGGTATGCCTCTTTCATTGAACACTTGTATCTGAGTGTcttctgagtgtgtgtctgaagcTCTGATGTTTGGTGCAGAAGCTGACGAGTGAACTTCTCAGTGTATTAATCCGTACTAGTCTGATGGCCGCTAGCGCTCCTCGGGATAAAGCCTTGCTGAAACCACAAACCTCAATTTGGTTTTACTAAATGTTCTTCTCTGTGTTAGTTTGGACGTTTTCTTCCGCTGGCTGTTTGACAAAAAATTCCTGGCCGAAGCCACCGTCAGATTtgagtaagttttttttttttttttttttttttttcaattaaattcaatttttaattcaggtttaaaattgacatttttattttataagttatacatttattttatagtttaaaataaaatttaataattacattttatcattttcattattttattttatcaacatTTCTTGCCAATTGCacgatttaattaaaatatatattaatgaaaataatctttttaattatttattttattttaaatatgcatatattactTGATTGCAATTCTGATGTTTTAatcgttttaattaaaaatttacatttaatttcattttattatattgttttgaattgCTTAAACTATTTCCAATcgcagcatttttatttaaatactcaaTAAATTAAACGCCTgaataatttgatcattttatttcttgaaATGCTTCTTCTCACTTGTAGCATTTTagaaattcatttcatttaagtaatatatgaatatttcattttaagtgaGATGTTTACTGCTTTTaacgttttctttaaaaaggtaCACGTGAATGATCTAATATTCTAAATGCTTAATTTacgttttttattgttttcgaAAAGCTTTTGAAATAACTTTCTTCATGTTtcttgcatttacattttttttttcatatgcatatattaattcAATGCAATTTCTACTTTTAGTTGTTATAGTTTTGATTTAGTGCTCTTTATCTGATTTGATCTCTGATTTCAGGTGCGTCTTCCTCCCTGATAACGGAGCATTTTTTGTGAATTACGTCATTGCGTCTGCGTTTATCGGAAACGCCATGGATCTGCTGAGGATTCCCGGCCTGCTCATGTACATGATCCGACTGTGTTTGGCTCGCTCGGCCGCGGAAAGACGCAACGTCAAACGGGTACGGCCTTTCAAAACATCCGCGTGATCTTGGTCCTTGATTTGACTTTTATATCTTGTAATGCTCCGGTGAATCCTGCAACACTTCTGGGCCGTGCATCGTctcaaaatagattttataGAGAAAGTAAAACCTTTTTAGGAATTGTTTTAAGaccattaaattgtttttgcattgtgacGTTATTTCATGAATATTACACCCACtttagactttattttattaattcattcaaccGTATTCATAtatccatttattcatttagtcattcatttaattgcattttaatttgttcatattttattaaattattttattttaaaccaataTAAAAGGCAGACCAACAAATATTacctaaatgtataaattatttataatttaaatctttaattatttgtgttcttattaatttatatatttattcttaattttttcatttaatttaattctatttagtcattcgtttatatatttaattgtattattatttatttattgaattgcAGTAAGTCACAGTGGTTAAAATCTTAAtggtctttaaaatataaatgaattttattaaattaaaagtttaattaaaagttaatttctgaaatccctatatatatatatatatatatatatatatatatatatatatatatatatatatatatatatatatatatatatatatacttttatttatttatttatttattttttttttttgagattcaTCTTCCCACAATGAGTTATTTTTACCTGCTGTTCatctggatgtgtgtgtgtgtgtgtgtgtgcgcgcagcaTCAAGCCTACGAGTTTCAGTTCGAGCTGCCTACGCCTGGATGATGTGCGTTTTCACCGTTGTCATGACGTACAGCATCACCTGCCCAATCATCGTCCCCTTCGTGAGTCAGGCCACGCCCACTTCCACATCAGCCCATTCACCAAACCACAGAccgacagccaatcagagcgagGCAGACAGACGAGCAACAAGGATGAAAAAGAGGATGAAAGGAGAAATGCTGTGAATGACACGAccgaaagagtgtgtgtgtgtgtgtgtgtgtgtgtgtgtgtgtgtgtgttcagagcgCCTCCTGCTGGCAGCTTATCTGCATGCAGCTTCAACGATGGAAAACGCAAGCTGCGCCAGCAGAGCCACCTGCCTACAcgccgcgtgtgtgtgtgtgtgtgtgtgtcagattaAATATAGATCCTCTGCCTGTGTATTCACTTCAAAAGCACATAAACAGGGAAGACTCGCTGCATTTGGGCGgtaatgtctttgttttctgtcaCCCGGCTTTTGCATGCTCGCAGTATTTCTAGAAGTCTCTCAGAAGCACACACAGGCTGGCGATGCATGACTCATCGCTGTTCTGCGGAGGAAACTTTATTTCCGTCTCTCCCACGCTGTAAACACAGACCGAGATGCTCATTTCGGACACGCCATCAGCCTCACGTCTGCCTATATCACACCCTGCGACTGAAAACACACTACGGGCTGATGCTAAAACAGACCTCGTgacattacaatattaattcTGGGGACTTTGAGTCCTACTCTGAGCTCTTCTGTTCACCagatatacttttaatatattttagtttgattatCTTCTTGTTTGCTGGTGTGTAGGTCCGGAGAAAAGGCTAATTATAAGGGTTATTATCAtgaactaaacatttaaaaatatattcaaatatataaaataataataaattattttaagctaATTAACAAGccagcatttcttatttttgtttattaatatactaaaataactattataCATAATaccatattatataataaatacaagggctttcaaatgattaatcacatatttatataaatgtatttcatgtataaacataactatatatatatatatatatatatatacacacgttattaaatatgcatgcatttgtgtatatatataatatttatatatatatatatatatatatatatatatatatatatatatatatatatatatattatataatatttatattaatatatgtatatatatatatatatatatatatatatatatatatatatatatatatatatgtatatatatatattaaatacacacagcttaaatattatgtgaacaaattttatagataaaaactaaaaggaaaaaacagctaaaaatataactttatgaTTAAAGAGTATATTATATAGATgatacattttagtaatttttgttGTCAGAAAAATGGAaatcagtattattttaaaatctaaattaatgattatttacttttatttttaagcttccAGTTTTTATCAATTTGTTCTCaatagttgttattattattattattattattattattattattattattattattattattattattaaatgcaaatgctaaGCATAAAACCACATAATCCCAGGGGGTCCTAAAGCTTCTTTGTAGGTGCTTTAAAGTTAAGGAGGTGTTCCAGAGCAGATGCAGAGATTGACATAGAGCAGTGTTTACTGTGATCGGAGAAATACGACTGAACACCATCTGTGGTCCTCAGGACTGATGTACATGCTCCTGAAGCACCTGGTGGACCGCTACAACATGTACTACGCTTACCTGCCCTCCAAACTGGACAAGAAGATCCACTCGGGAGCCGTCAATCAGGTGGTGGCCGCACCGATCCTCTGCCTCTTCTGGCTGCTGTTCTTCTCCACCGTCAGGACAGGTGCGTTCACCCTGGAGCAGTAAACCACTCAGCAGCAGGAGATCTGGGGCAAATAGCAACACTTGATATGCATTGCTTTTCAAGGACAATATTTGGATTTTCTTTCACCCTCCGATTCTGTAACTTACCCACCGTAACCGTATCCACACgccatttttaaatgctagtCTGTTAGCTTAACGCTGTACAACTAGCGagggcttttttttattctgtaaccaataataaaaaaaattaaggtttAGAGCAAACTGTtgattttataatacataaagtatacaaacatttttttttttttagtttctccttcagatttcttatttttaaacttcCTACAAGTAAAtgtatgaagagttcatttgcaaaaactatatatatatatatatatatatatatatatatatatattattattatatatatatatatatattattattatataattattattattattattattttttaatactttattattattaattttatatatattataatatatttattattatattttatttttccaaatctaacacaatattttaattggAATGCTCTTTATAtctaaactttatttttgattagtaatatgcatttcaaagaacttcattttgaacttttaaaggagattttctcaatattttattCCATCTCATCCAGATATTGTCCTGTCATAACGAGCCTTACATCGCCGGAAATatcatttattcagttttcatgtGCTCTATGAATCTCCGTTTCCCCTCtcgactggttttgtgctccagggccAAGATTATACACTAAAGATAAGTAGGGCATCCAAACGCAGCTCACTTCCTCTGGTTTCTCAGGGTTTTTGACCCCGACGTCCATGTTTACCTTCGTGGTGCTCATCATCACCATCGTGGTCTGTCTGTCGCACGTGTGCTTCGGTCACTTCAAGTACCTCAGCGCGCACAACTACAAGGTACGGGTAGCGGTCCTGCAGGTATGAGCTGGTACAGTCCACCGGGCGGTAGACTGTCACCTGACCCGAGCGGAAACACTCACCAGCGCCTCTGTCTCGTTACAGATCGACACCAAGGACACCGAGGCCGACGGAGTGGAGAACGGACGGCCTGCCAGATCCTCACCCTCCAACAAATCCCAGGTACATTCCCACTGTGATCCTAGTCATGCTTTCTtgaaaagaaacttttttcactttttttttttttactttgaaaggtagtcaaataaaatgtatattaatattataattaattagattttgttttaacaatttagtcatttataaacaataattaaaattaataatgaaattatatatatatatatatatatatatatatatatatatatatatatatatatatatatatatatatataaaagttacaaaaaaaagctaaaaaaacagCTATAATATAACTTACTAAAATGTACCGTCCATATAATATACtcttaaaatcataatttaaaaaaatctaaattaatgattaatttattttatttttaagattccagtttttatcaatttattatcTCAATAGTTGAGCTGTttgcatttgaataaattattttagcaatttatagttatttctaaacatttacGTAAGGgttatacaattatacataaGGGTAGTAAATGCTGTACAGAACTGTGTATGTATTGTTGATGCTATAATTTGCTATAAAAtgcctaattattattaataaaacaatatttaaacttaatatgatttttaatatcAGAAACTGATAgtgatttaaataatgaaaagattGTATGTATTGTTGcaattataattatgatttttatgaatAAGTACAAATGATGCATAACGGTAGTATTTGTTGTACTGATTTAAATTgctaattgtaataatactaaaaataaaaatacattgtacgGGTCAAAGCGATAGATGTATCAACATTCAATTTTTTTGATTAGTATGTGCATCGAAGAACTTATAAGTTggataaatttaaatttaaaaaatataaatttttttagtttttatgcaaCCCTCAGATTTCAGGCCTTATCCTaatagcttatttattcagctttcagatgatgcataaatGGACCTTTATGGTTTCATGGTCTGATTTCATATTCATTCTAGTTGACTCGAATCGCATTAAATGATTAATCCTGTTTTTCCacttaatgcacattttaacaaacatgTGTTTATGACCATTTTTCAGCAGCAGATGTACATCGCCCAGGTCCTGCAGGACCCAAACTCTGACGAGACCGGAGCGGGCAGCGGAGAGGACGACGGCCAGGGGTCCTCGCAGGACGAGGAGATGATCAACGCCGGGAACAGCCTGAACGAGGCCGACTTCCAGTCCGGAGGACAGCCTCATCGCCAACGAGGTGCACCAGTAACGACCAGAGACCCGGCTCCGAACATCAGCACCTTAGAAACCCACGTCTGCCAAAACACTCAGACTGTACATAAGCACAcgctcgcaaaaaaaaaaacaaaaaaacacacatgcatgaaacgcgaaaaaaaaaaaaaaacgatcgCGGGACTTCCCAGATTTCCACGTTTGGATCCAGGAAATGCCTCAGGAAGTGGAATAACGGAtggggatttaaaaaaaagccgTTTTCGCAGCGCTCTTTCTCCCATGGTTCGCCTTAACAGCTATAGTAGTCAACGTCGCCGGCTTTATTTGCtcgctttttcttcttctttgccTAAACGATCGGATCTGGCATCCCAAAGGAAACGTGCAATAGCGAGAGCGTTTTCGGCTACAGATCTCGAACAGACTCGACTGACTCTCGGACTTCTCCCCCATGTACAGCATTTCCAGAGACCCCACACTCctaccttttttgtttgttctgttttggtatttttaacGCTCTTTTTGCCTTTAACGGACGTGTTCGTACGCCTGCGACGGAGTACCGGCGTTCCCGTCTTTTGTAGCGCAGTAGAAACCGCTAGCGGCGCGAGATGCGAAACGGCGACCGAGAATCCGTTCGATCGAGAAACTGCCAACTCGGATCGCAGTTTAGAAACCGGATCCCCGTAGTTTAGCGCGCCTGCTTCTGTACGAAATGTTTTCGGGAGAAATCTGCCGTCGGACAATGCGTCTAGGTACGAACGGCTGACtgggtttgtttatttcttttctagTTCGACGTGGCGAGATCGAAGTGCTGATATTAAGAGAAACGCACTGGCCATCGATTCGAAATAACGCCACcgaataacaattaaaaaaacctagcataaaagaaaatgaagaattaTCATGCTTAACTTGAGGGTTTTGAGGCAACCCGTCTGCATTATGTTTAAATACGAAGTCCTCgttcaagatgtagatgagtttttcttctttagatttggagaaacgaatgggtgccgtcagaatgagcgcTGATACAGTCTTCTCCAGACGGGAAGTGACGGACTGGATTGTTGTTTTATCggctcttattctgacggcacccattcactacagtaGAAGCTATTCTTCTCCGAATCTGACGACGATACACGAGACTAGCCTCGAACTGATGGGAATCCCAGTCTGAGAGGTTTCTAATGGAGCCGATCATGTTTTAGAGTGGCATATTGTCAATATAAAACAGAAACCCATTTGTTTTCTTACAGAAAACTGACCTTTAATGGATTAAATGCATGCGTGTCGACAACATGTACAGATCTGATGTACAAACCAGTTTTGTTTCGCAGTGTATTACAGACTTTAGTCGGGTGAAGAGAGACGTATAAATGAGTGTTAATCGTTTCAATCTAATAACCATCACTGCTGGCGTTTCATGAACTAGTCTGTTTTTGAGCATCCGGACTAATTTCTGTAATAAttgttattcttattataacagcatttcatgttttcatacctgctgctgctgcacacTATTGCTCTAGatcgttttctttttatttatcgGC
This genomic interval carries:
- the LOC122353848 gene encoding LOW QUALITY PROTEIN: CSC1-like protein 2 (The sequence of the model RefSeq protein was modified relative to this genomic sequence to represent the inferred CDS: inserted 5 bases in 3 codons) — encoded protein: MLTDRREDSAVWRSGSMSSALHSETPDRYERLTSVSSSVDFEQRDNGFCSWLTAIFRIKDEEIREKCGEDAVHYLSFQRHIIGLLVVVGVLSVGIVLPVNFSGNLLDNNAYSFGRXVIANLNSGNNLLWLHTSFAFMYLLLTVYSMRRHTSKMHYKEDDLVKRTLFINGISKYAEESHIKQHFEQAYENCVVLEARVCYNVAKLMSLNAERKKTERSKKFFTDLMAKEHMPAMINPKPCGHLCCCAITGCEEEEAVSYYTKLESKLKEEYRKEKEKVNTKPLGMAFVTFQNEAMTAIILKDFNACQCQGCKCRLEPRSSQFSDGLHVYEWSVSYAPDPQNVRWENLSLGGISWWLRCFIINCILFILLFFLTTPAIIISTMDKFNVTKPVEYLNNPIITQFFPTLLLWAFSALLPTIVYYSAFFEAHWTRSGENRTTMHKCYTFLIFMVLLLPSLGLSSLDVFFRWLFDKKFLAEATVRFECVFLPDNGAFFVNYVIASAFIGNAMDLLRIPGLLMYMIRLCLARSAAERRNVKRHQAYEFQFXAAYAWMMCVFTVVMTYSITCPIIVPFGLMYMLLKHLVDRYNMYYAYLPSKLDKKIHSGAVNQVVAAPILCLFWLLFFSTVRTGFLTPTSMFTFVVLIITIVVCLSHVCFGHFKYLSAHNYKIDTKDTEADGVENGRPARSSPSNKSQQMYIAQVLQDPNSDETGAGSGEDDGQGSSQDEEMINAGNSLNEADFQSGXDSLIANEVHQ